Proteins encoded in a region of the Streptomyces violaceoruber genome:
- a CDS encoding DUF5999 family protein, with translation MCVHRPSCPASDSPEARVVTAHVVAAHPEQGWNLLCDGTVVFDDTGELLPDGRVVAPSRVPAGRLAMAA, from the coding sequence ATGTGTGTCCACCGGCCTTCCTGCCCCGCTTCCGACTCCCCCGAGGCGCGCGTCGTCACCGCGCACGTCGTCGCCGCCCACCCGGAGCAGGGGTGGAACCTGCTGTGCGACGGCACGGTCGTCTTCGACGACACCGGCGAGCTGCTCCCCGACGGCCGTGTGGTCGCCCCGAGCCGGGTGCCCGCCGGGCGCCTGGCGATGGCCGCCTGA
- a CDS encoding acyl-CoA dehydrogenase family protein, whose amino-acid sequence MTAFSLEPAQLTWCDELRALAAARLRPLAEQGEPGRVNRPLLAELGSAGLLPRLFTSGALDLCLMRESLAHACTEAETALALQGLGAHPVHAHGTESQRARWLPRVSDGTAVAAFALSEPDAGSDAAALSLRAEPEAGPGAGASAWRLTGEKCWISNAPEADFYTVFARTTPGAGARGVTAFLVPADRPGLTGTPLDMLSPHPIGALTFDGVPVDADDVLGEPDRGFRVAMDTLNLFRPSVGAFAVGMAQAALDATLAHTTAREAFGGRLRDLQTVAHQVAEMALRTEAARLMVYAAATAYDAGDPDVPRRAAMAKLLATETAQYVVDHAVQLHGARALRRGHLLEHLYREVRAPRVYEGASEVQRGIVAKELYRTYQPSRTDATSKEAGA is encoded by the coding sequence ATGACCGCATTCTCGCTCGAACCGGCGCAACTCACCTGGTGCGACGAGCTGCGCGCCCTCGCCGCCGCACGGCTGCGCCCGCTCGCCGAGCAGGGCGAGCCGGGCCGCGTCAACCGCCCCCTGCTCGCCGAGCTGGGCTCCGCCGGCCTGCTGCCCCGCCTGTTCACCTCGGGCGCGCTCGACCTGTGCCTGATGCGCGAGTCCCTCGCCCACGCCTGCACGGAGGCCGAGACCGCCCTCGCCCTCCAGGGCCTCGGCGCCCACCCCGTGCACGCGCACGGCACCGAGTCCCAGCGCGCCCGCTGGCTCCCCCGCGTGAGCGACGGCACCGCGGTCGCCGCCTTCGCCCTCAGCGAGCCCGACGCGGGCTCCGACGCGGCGGCCCTGTCGCTGCGGGCGGAACCGGAGGCCGGGCCCGGCGCGGGAGCCTCCGCCTGGCGGCTCACCGGGGAGAAGTGCTGGATCTCCAACGCCCCCGAGGCCGACTTCTACACGGTGTTCGCCCGCACCACCCCCGGCGCCGGTGCCCGCGGCGTCACCGCCTTCCTCGTGCCCGCCGACCGCCCCGGCCTCACCGGCACCCCGCTCGACATGCTCTCCCCGCACCCCATCGGCGCCCTCACCTTCGACGGCGTGCCCGTCGACGCGGACGACGTGCTCGGCGAACCCGACCGCGGCTTCCGGGTGGCCATGGACACCCTCAACCTGTTCCGCCCCAGCGTCGGCGCCTTCGCCGTCGGCATGGCGCAGGCCGCCCTGGACGCGACCCTCGCCCACACCACCGCCCGCGAGGCCTTCGGCGGCAGGCTGCGCGACCTCCAGACCGTCGCCCACCAGGTCGCCGAGATGGCGCTGCGCACCGAGGCGGCCCGCCTGATGGTGTACGCGGCGGCCACGGCGTACGACGCCGGCGACCCGGACGTCCCGAGGCGGGCCGCGATGGCGAAACTCCTCGCCACCGAGACCGCCCAGTACGTCGTCGACCACGCCGTCCAGCTGCACGGCGCCCGCGCCCTGCGCCGCGGCCACCTCCTCGAACACCTCTACCGCGAGGTGCGCGCCCCGCGCGTCTACGAGGGCGCCAGCGAGGTCCAGCGCGGCATCGTCGCCAAGGAGCTGTACCGGACGTACCAGCCGTCCCGGACCGACGCCACGAGCAAGGAGGCCGGAGCATGA
- the ambL gene encoding aminobenozate:CoA ligase AmbL has protein sequence MADPRRADPHRSAHVDTFARDHLPPPEQWPELLFDLPELRYPERLNCAAELLTGPPGDRPVFRTASGETWTYQGLRDRVDRIAHVLTGDLGVVPGNRVLLRGPTGPWLAACWLAVLKAGAVAVTVLAQQRPHELRAICEIARVRHALCDVRAVDDLAKAEIAGLRITTYGGDAPDDLHSRTASDTVPPTPYRAVDTAADDVALIAFTSGTTGRPKGCMHFHRDVLAIADTFSAQVLKPRSDDLFAGSPPLGFTFGLGGLVVFPMRAGASALLLEQAGPKQLLPAVAEHRVSVLFTAPTAYRTMLDELDGYDVSSLRRCVSAGENLPAATWRAWHERTGLRVINGIGATELLHIFVSAADDDIRPGTTGVPVPGWHARVQDAHGAPVPDGEPGLLAVRGPVGCRYLADPRQREYVQDGWNVTGDTYVREPDGYFRYVARADDMIISAGYNIAGPEVEDALLRHPDVVEAAVVGRPDRHRGQVVVAHAVLRDGAARDADALRAFLRAELAPYKCPREILFPDALPRTATGKLQRYRLLDPAGPGPSPPSPGLVRIPWAAGRDADDIR, from the coding sequence ATGGCCGATCCTCGCCGCGCGGACCCGCACCGCTCCGCCCACGTCGACACCTTCGCGCGCGACCACCTGCCGCCCCCCGAGCAGTGGCCCGAGCTGCTCTTCGACCTGCCGGAGCTGCGCTACCCGGAGCGGCTGAACTGCGCCGCCGAGCTGCTCACCGGCCCGCCCGGCGACCGTCCGGTCTTCCGCACCGCCTCCGGGGAGACCTGGACCTACCAAGGGCTGCGGGACCGCGTCGACCGGATCGCCCACGTGCTCACCGGCGACCTCGGTGTCGTCCCGGGCAACCGGGTGCTGCTGCGCGGCCCCACCGGCCCGTGGCTGGCCGCGTGCTGGCTGGCGGTGCTGAAGGCGGGCGCGGTGGCGGTCACCGTGCTGGCCCAGCAGCGCCCGCACGAGCTGCGCGCGATCTGCGAGATCGCCCGGGTGCGGCACGCACTGTGCGACGTCCGGGCCGTCGACGACCTCGCCAAGGCGGAGATCGCCGGCCTGCGGATCACGACGTACGGCGGGGACGCGCCGGACGACCTGCACAGCCGCACGGCGTCGGACACGGTGCCCCCGACGCCGTACCGGGCCGTCGACACCGCCGCCGACGACGTGGCGCTGATCGCGTTCACGTCCGGCACCACCGGGCGGCCCAAGGGGTGCATGCACTTCCACCGCGATGTGCTGGCGATCGCGGACACCTTCTCCGCACAGGTGCTCAAGCCGCGCTCCGACGACCTCTTCGCGGGCAGCCCGCCGCTCGGTTTCACCTTCGGGCTCGGCGGTCTCGTCGTCTTCCCGATGCGGGCCGGGGCGAGCGCCCTGCTGCTCGAACAGGCGGGTCCCAAGCAGCTGTTGCCGGCGGTCGCGGAGCACCGGGTGTCGGTGCTGTTCACCGCGCCGACGGCGTACCGCACGATGCTCGACGAGCTGGACGGGTACGACGTGAGCAGCCTCAGGCGCTGCGTCTCGGCGGGCGAGAACCTGCCCGCGGCCACCTGGCGGGCCTGGCACGAGCGCACCGGGCTGCGCGTCATCAACGGCATCGGCGCCACCGAGCTGCTGCACATCTTCGTGTCCGCCGCGGACGACGACATCAGGCCCGGGACGACGGGCGTTCCGGTGCCGGGGTGGCACGCGCGCGTGCAGGACGCGCACGGCGCACCCGTGCCCGACGGGGAGCCCGGACTGCTGGCGGTGCGCGGGCCGGTGGGCTGCCGGTACCTCGCCGACCCGCGCCAGCGGGAGTACGTGCAAGACGGCTGGAACGTCACCGGGGACACCTACGTCCGCGAGCCCGACGGGTACTTCCGGTACGTGGCACGCGCCGACGACATGATCATCTCCGCCGGGTACAACATCGCCGGGCCCGAGGTGGAGGACGCGTTGCTGCGCCACCCGGACGTGGTGGAGGCGGCGGTGGTGGGCCGTCCCGACCGGCACCGGGGGCAGGTCGTGGTCGCGCACGCGGTGCTGCGGGACGGGGCCGCGCGGGACGCGGACGCGCTGCGCGCGTTCCTGCGCGCGGAGCTGGCGCCGTACAAGTGTCCGCGGGAGATCCTCTTCCCGGACGCGCTGCCGCGCACGGCGACCGGCAAGCTCCAGCGCTACCGCCTCCTCGACCCGGCCGGTCCGGGCCCCTCCCCCCCTTCCCCGGGGCTCGTCCGAATCCCCTGGGCGGCCGGGCGCGACGCCGACGACATAAGATGA
- a CDS encoding DUF2637 domain-containing protein: MPYGEGPFRTTGTGRHRAPEAAFQETLVPPEPGWDPAEELAFLLQDAMEQQPGAPSATDTSALAPAPGTPLSNLQEITAELPPLRESPTSHRRVRRGRKVSRLRAASLFVAALAAVIAASVSLFGGMVAYEPLRLAAVTRTRGSVVSWWPLLVYGPWLVASLAVLRAALHQRRAVHSWAVVLLFSAIAMLLCIAEAPRTISDGAAAALPGLASLVCFQQVVRQITLTRPPRRAVPRHRQRAAVTPGDDPSGSAAADPVSLPQQRQNAVRPPRPGAGPGKRT; encoded by the coding sequence ATGCCGTACGGCGAAGGGCCGTTCCGCACCACGGGCACCGGCCGGCACCGCGCACCCGAGGCGGCCTTCCAGGAGACCCTGGTCCCGCCCGAACCCGGTTGGGACCCGGCCGAGGAACTCGCGTTCCTGCTCCAGGACGCGATGGAGCAGCAGCCCGGAGCACCCTCCGCGACGGACACCTCGGCGCTCGCACCCGCCCCGGGCACACCGCTGAGCAATCTGCAGGAGATCACGGCGGAGCTGCCCCCGTTGAGGGAGTCCCCGACGAGTCACCGCAGGGTCCGCAGAGGGAGAAAGGTGAGCCGGCTGCGCGCCGCGAGCCTGTTCGTCGCCGCGCTCGCCGCGGTCATCGCCGCCTCCGTGAGCCTGTTCGGCGGCATGGTGGCCTACGAACCGTTGCGGCTGGCCGCCGTGACCCGCACCCGCGGCAGCGTCGTGTCCTGGTGGCCGCTGCTGGTCTACGGGCCCTGGCTGGTGGCCTCGCTGGCGGTGCTGCGGGCCGCGCTGCACCAGCGCCGCGCGGTCCACTCCTGGGCCGTCGTCCTGCTGTTCTCGGCCATCGCGATGCTGCTCTGCATCGCGGAGGCGCCCAGGACGATCAGCGACGGCGCGGCGGCCGCCCTGCCCGGACTGGCCTCGCTGGTCTGCTTCCAGCAGGTCGTCCGGCAGATCACGCTCACCCGTCCGCCCCGGCGGGCGGTGCCGCGCCACCGGCAACGCGCCGCGGTCACTCCGGGTGACGACCCGTCGGGCAGCGCGGCGGCCGATCCGGTGTCCCTTCCGCAGCAGCGGCAGAATGCCGTGCGTCCGCCGCGGCCCGGAGCGGGGCCCGGAAAACGAACCTGA
- a CDS encoding cytochrome c biogenesis CcdA family protein gives MSEAGLAMAFLGGLLALLSPCSALLLPAFFAYSFTSRTRLMARTGLFYVGLCTTLVPLGVAGSFASRLFYGHRDALVTAGGWTVIALGVAQIAGLGFGSRRMARAAGGRRSGSALSVFALGAVYGLAGFCAGPILGSVLTVAAVDGDPLHGGVLLAVYALGMAVPMFVLAVLWDRFDLGRRRWLRGRTFRAGPLTLHSTTLLGGLFFIALGVAFLAFDGTSALPSVLSTGTEFALEERLSDIGAAVSDRVVLLVLAGAAALTALLVLLRPGGRREAQEPPEPADSGPGEGIQPRGHA, from the coding sequence ATGAGCGAGGCCGGCCTGGCGATGGCCTTCCTCGGCGGACTGCTGGCCCTGCTCAGTCCGTGCAGCGCCCTGCTGCTGCCCGCCTTCTTCGCCTACTCCTTCACCAGCCGCACCCGGCTGATGGCGCGCACCGGCCTGTTCTACGTCGGACTGTGCACGACGCTCGTACCGCTCGGCGTGGCGGGCTCGTTCGCCAGCCGCCTCTTCTACGGCCACCGGGACGCCCTGGTGACGGCGGGCGGATGGACGGTCATCGCCCTGGGCGTGGCTCAGATCGCCGGGCTGGGCTTCGGCTCCCGCCGGATGGCGCGGGCCGCGGGCGGACGCCGTTCGGGCTCGGCCCTGTCGGTGTTCGCCCTCGGCGCGGTGTACGGACTGGCGGGATTCTGCGCGGGACCGATCCTCGGCTCCGTCCTCACCGTGGCGGCCGTGGACGGCGACCCGCTGCACGGCGGGGTGCTGCTCGCCGTCTACGCGCTGGGAATGGCGGTCCCGATGTTCGTACTGGCGGTGCTCTGGGACCGGTTCGACCTGGGCCGCAGGCGCTGGCTGCGCGGCCGGACCTTCCGGGCGGGCCCGTTGACCCTGCACAGCACCACCCTCCTCGGCGGCCTGTTCTTCATCGCGCTCGGAGTGGCCTTCCTGGCCTTCGACGGCACCTCCGCGCTGCCGTCGGTGCTGAGCACCGGCACCGAGTTCGCCCTGGAGGAACGACTGTCCGACATCGGCGCGGCGGTGTCCGACCGGGTCGTCCTCCTGGTCCTGGCCGGGGCGGCGGCGCTGACCGCCCTGCTCGTGCTGCTCCGGCCGGGCGGGCGGCGGGAAGCGCAGGAACCGCCGGAACCGGCGGACTCCGGGCCGGGGGAGGGGATTCAGCCACGCGGTCACGCATGA
- a CDS encoding alpha/beta fold hydrolase codes for MPDIELSAGTIEYEDTGGDGPVVVLLHGLVHDRTVWRKVLADLRTDHRVIAPTLPYGAHRRPMRRPPTPDLVNELIAEFLDRLDLTDVTLVENDCGRAQTVAARHPERLARLALVACEAFDNYPPGLPGKLIGIACRAPGGVSLLVRTLGLGPLRRLPVGIGALTKRPVPDEVVDGWLRPLRTDPAIRRDFRHYGTHVRREELLEAAQGLRRFDRPALVVWATEDLMMPRAHGRRLAELLPRGRLVEVEDTRTLIPEDQPELLASLLREFVAEKD; via the coding sequence ATGCCGGACATCGAACTGAGCGCGGGGACCATCGAGTACGAGGACACCGGCGGCGACGGCCCCGTCGTCGTCCTCCTCCACGGCCTCGTCCACGACCGGACCGTCTGGCGCAAGGTCCTCGCCGACCTGCGCACCGACCACCGGGTGATCGCGCCGACCCTGCCCTACGGCGCACACCGCCGACCGATGCGCAGGCCACCCACACCCGACCTGGTCAACGAGCTGATCGCCGAGTTCCTCGACCGCCTCGACCTCACCGACGTCACCCTCGTCGAGAACGACTGCGGGCGCGCCCAGACGGTGGCCGCCCGGCACCCGGAGCGGCTCGCGCGGCTGGCGCTCGTCGCCTGCGAGGCGTTCGACAACTACCCGCCGGGCCTGCCCGGGAAGCTGATCGGCATCGCCTGCCGGGCCCCCGGCGGCGTGTCCCTGCTGGTGCGCACCCTCGGCCTGGGGCCGCTGCGGCGCCTCCCGGTCGGCATCGGCGCCCTCACCAAGCGGCCCGTGCCGGACGAGGTCGTCGACGGCTGGCTGCGCCCGCTGCGCACCGACCCGGCGATCCGGCGCGACTTCCGGCACTACGGCACGCACGTGCGCCGCGAAGAACTGCTCGAAGCCGCCCAGGGCCTGCGGAGGTTCGACCGGCCCGCACTCGTCGTCTGGGCGACCGAGGACCTGATGATGCCCCGTGCCCACGGCCGGCGCCTGGCCGAACTCCTCCCGCGGGGACGGCTCGTGGAGGTCGAGGACACCCGGACGCTGATCCCCGAGGACCAGCCGGAGCTGCTCGCCTCCCTGCTGCGGGAGTTCGTCGCCGAGAAGGACTGA
- a CDS encoding DUF6299 family protein has protein sequence MPVRSAALAAAAGAALLLPAAPAATAAPHDARLVAESVTVDPTGRIAADGSVTLSGTYRCTGGSGPVFVSSTVSQSDPSARFGVGGTRAVCDGLEHRWVNTGTPDTVVLEPGAAHVEATLMELRPMGIVPLPSFHARQGQDVILTAG, from the coding sequence ATGCCCGTACGCTCCGCCGCCCTCGCCGCGGCCGCCGGCGCCGCCCTGCTCCTGCCCGCCGCTCCCGCCGCCACGGCCGCACCCCACGACGCCCGCCTCGTCGCGGAGTCGGTGACCGTCGACCCGACCGGCCGCATCGCCGCCGACGGCAGCGTCACCCTCTCCGGCACCTACCGCTGCACCGGCGGCAGCGGCCCGGTCTTCGTCAGCTCCACCGTGAGCCAGAGCGACCCGTCCGCCCGCTTCGGCGTCGGCGGCACCCGCGCGGTCTGCGACGGCCTGGAGCACCGCTGGGTCAACACCGGCACGCCCGACACGGTCGTCCTCGAGCCCGGCGCGGCCCACGTCGAGGCCACCCTGATGGAGCTGCGCCCCATGGGCATCGTGCCGCTCCCGAGCTTCCACGCCCGGCAGGGACAGGACGTGATCCTCACGGCGGGCTGA
- a CDS encoding PaaX family transcriptional regulator encodes MINVSDLHLQPAPRSLIVTLYGAYGRCAPGPVPVAELIRLLAAVGVDAPSVRSSVSRLKRRGLLLPARTAAGAAGYELSAEARQLLDDGDRRVYATAPHGDEGWVLAVFSVPESERQKRHVLRSRLAGLGFGTAAPGVWIAPARLYAETRHTLGRLGLDSYVDFFRGEHLGFTATAEAVARWWDLAAIAKEHEAFLDRHERVLHDWERRADTPPEEAYRDYLLALDSWRHLPYTDPGLPARLLPEGWPGTRSAAVFRALHERLRDAGAQYAAMGPTPPPGQ; translated from the coding sequence ATGATCAACGTGTCCGACCTGCACCTACAGCCCGCTCCGAGGTCCCTCATCGTCACGCTCTACGGCGCGTACGGCCGCTGCGCGCCGGGCCCGGTGCCCGTCGCCGAACTGATCCGGCTGCTGGCCGCGGTCGGGGTGGACGCGCCCTCCGTGCGTTCGTCGGTGTCCCGGCTGAAACGGCGCGGGCTGCTGCTGCCCGCCCGTACGGCCGCCGGCGCGGCGGGGTACGAACTCTCCGCCGAGGCCCGCCAGTTGCTCGACGACGGGGACCGGCGCGTCTACGCCACCGCGCCCCACGGGGACGAGGGCTGGGTGCTCGCCGTGTTCTCCGTGCCCGAGTCGGAGCGGCAGAAGCGGCACGTCCTGCGTTCGCGCCTGGCCGGTCTCGGCTTCGGCACCGCGGCGCCCGGTGTGTGGATCGCCCCGGCCCGGCTGTACGCGGAGACCCGGCACACCCTGGGCCGCCTCGGTCTGGACTCCTACGTGGACTTCTTCCGCGGTGAGCACCTGGGCTTCACGGCCACCGCCGAGGCGGTGGCCCGCTGGTGGGACCTGGCCGCGATCGCCAAGGAGCACGAGGCCTTCCTCGACCGCCACGAGCGCGTCCTGCACGACTGGGAGCGCCGGGCGGACACGCCGCCCGAGGAGGCCTACCGCGACTACCTCCTCGCCCTGGACTCCTGGCGCCACCTGCCCTACACGGACCCCGGGCTGCCCGCCCGGCTGCTGCCCGAGGGCTGGCCCGGCACGCGCTCGGCGGCCGTCTTCCGGGCGCTGCACGAGCGGCTGCGCGACGCGGGCGCCCAGTACGCGGCCATGGGACCGACTCCGCCTCCCGGGCAGTGA
- a CDS encoding RidA family protein — protein MTAERVNPPQLSPPTGFSHAVVATGTRVVFLAGQTALDTDGQVTGDTLPAQFEQALTNLLTALRAAGGTPADLARVTVYATDVAAYRTHAAELGRTWRELAGRDYPAMAVVEVVRLWDERALVELDGFAVLP, from the coding sequence ATGACCGCCGAACGGGTGAACCCGCCCCAACTGTCGCCGCCCACCGGCTTCTCCCACGCCGTCGTCGCAACCGGCACCCGTGTCGTCTTCCTGGCCGGCCAGACCGCCCTCGACACCGACGGCCAGGTCACCGGCGACACCCTCCCCGCCCAGTTCGAGCAGGCCCTCACCAACCTCCTCACCGCCCTGCGCGCCGCCGGGGGCACCCCCGCCGACCTCGCCCGTGTCACCGTCTACGCCACCGACGTCGCCGCGTACCGCACCCACGCCGCCGAACTCGGCCGCACCTGGCGCGAGCTGGCCGGCCGCGACTACCCGGCGATGGCGGTCGTGGAGGTCGTACGGCTCTGGGACGAACGGGCGTTGGTGGAACTGGACGGGTTCGCGGTACTGCCCTGA
- a CDS encoding DsbA family protein, with amino-acid sequence MTGSTPSSSASPSSSRPPSASRRSRRRTVAAVAVLAAAAVTAAFALTLDDADNREEKAGDPAAVTASAAPAPADEGLLALARRDASDPLAIGRADAPVVLIEYSDFQCPFCGRFARETKPELLRSYVDKGTLRIEWRNFPIFGEESEQAALAGWAAGRQNKFWEFHDVAYGKPRERNTGAFDAENLVAMAREAGIADIERLQADMASDEARGAVRADQEEGYTLGVTSTPAFLVNGRPILGAQPTDTFEEAVETAAKAAKTANTTKGAGR; translated from the coding sequence ATGACCGGATCCACCCCGTCCTCGTCCGCGTCCCCGTCGTCGTCCCGTCCTCCGTCCGCGTCCCGCCGCAGCCGCAGGCGGACCGTCGCTGCCGTGGCGGTGCTCGCCGCCGCCGCGGTGACCGCGGCCTTCGCCCTCACCCTCGACGACGCGGACAACCGGGAGGAGAAGGCCGGCGATCCCGCGGCCGTCACCGCCTCCGCCGCCCCCGCGCCCGCCGACGAGGGCCTGCTCGCCCTCGCCCGCCGCGACGCGTCCGATCCCCTGGCGATCGGGCGTGCGGACGCTCCGGTGGTGCTGATCGAGTACTCCGACTTCCAGTGCCCGTTCTGCGGCCGGTTCGCCCGCGAGACCAAGCCCGAACTGCTGCGCTCCTACGTGGACAAGGGAACCCTGCGCATCGAGTGGCGCAACTTCCCCATCTTCGGCGAGGAGTCCGAACAGGCGGCGCTGGCCGGCTGGGCGGCCGGGCGGCAGAACAAGTTCTGGGAGTTCCACGACGTCGCCTACGGCAAGCCGCGCGAACGCAACACCGGCGCCTTCGACGCCGAGAACCTCGTCGCCATGGCCCGCGAGGCGGGAATCGCCGACATCGAGCGCCTCCAGGCCGACATGGCCTCCGACGAGGCCCGCGGCGCCGTGCGCGCGGACCAGGAGGAGGGCTACACCCTCGGCGTGACCAGCACCCCGGCGTTCCTCGTCAACGGCAGGCCGATCCTGGGCGCCCAGCCCACGGACACCTTCGAGGAAGCCGTCGAGACCGCTGCGAAGGCGGCGAAGACGGCGAACACGACGAAGGGGGCCGGACGATGA
- a CDS encoding sulfotransferase family protein produces MSLARNLNRALTVTTGLQVRRAPRAANGSPRGRQGGKSAAAQPAARRAAPYRCPSAGELPTDRLLRRPVFIISSIRSGSTLLRMMMGAHPRLHAPHELHVGKVEVACTTWHSERAMGELGLLRGDLEHLLWDRVLHRELIRSGKDFVVEKTPANAYMYQRLKDCWPDARFVFLLRHPESIARSWHESDPVKRPHDTAVTDVLRYMTAVQEARSADADGFTVRYEDITGDPEREMRRLCAYLGVDYTPRMLNYGKKGNAELVRGLGDWRENIRTGTVQPGRELPGKDEVPERLRPMCAAWGYPS; encoded by the coding sequence ATGAGTCTCGCACGTAACTTGAACCGGGCCCTCACCGTCACCACCGGCCTCCAGGTACGGAGAGCGCCCCGGGCGGCGAACGGGAGTCCGAGGGGAAGGCAGGGAGGGAAGTCCGCCGCCGCGCAGCCCGCGGCGCGCCGAGCGGCCCCGTACCGATGTCCGTCGGCCGGGGAACTGCCCACCGACCGGTTGCTGCGACGGCCCGTCTTCATCATCTCGTCCATCCGTTCCGGCTCCACCCTGCTGCGCATGATGATGGGCGCCCATCCGCGGCTGCACGCCCCGCACGAACTGCACGTCGGCAAGGTGGAGGTCGCCTGCACCACCTGGCACTCCGAGCGCGCGATGGGCGAACTCGGCCTGCTCCGCGGCGACCTGGAGCACCTGTTGTGGGACCGGGTCCTGCACCGTGAACTCATCAGGTCCGGCAAGGACTTCGTGGTCGAGAAGACACCGGCCAACGCCTACATGTACCAGCGTCTCAAGGACTGCTGGCCCGATGCCCGCTTCGTCTTCCTGCTGCGCCACCCCGAGTCGATCGCCCGCTCCTGGCACGAGAGCGATCCCGTCAAGCGCCCGCACGACACGGCCGTCACCGACGTGCTGCGCTACATGACGGCCGTGCAGGAGGCCCGGTCGGCGGACGCCGACGGCTTCACCGTGCGCTACGAGGACATCACCGGCGATCCCGAGCGCGAGATGCGCCGCTTGTGCGCGTACCTCGGCGTCGACTACACGCCCCGGATGCTGAACTACGGCAAGAAGGGCAACGCCGAGCTGGTCAGGGGCCTGGGCGACTGGCGCGAGAACATCCGCACCGGCACGGTGCAGCCGGGGCGCGAGCTGCCCGGCAAGGACGAGGTCCCCGAGCGGCTGCGCCCGATGTGCGCGGCCTGGGGCTACCCGTCCTGA